A window from Vigna angularis cultivar LongXiaoDou No.4 chromosome 7, ASM1680809v1, whole genome shotgun sequence encodes these proteins:
- the LOC108337299 gene encoding GDSL esterase/lipase At4g26790 — protein sequence MTLTCLLLFLIHIVVVKNSETSNNVPAVIVFGDSSVDSGNNNAIATVLKSNFKPYGRDFEGGRPTGRFCNGRVPPDFLAEAFGVKSTIPAYLDPAYTIQDFATGVCFASAGTGYDNATSAVLNVIPLWKELEFYKEYQTRLRSHVGVEKANEIISEALYLMSLGTNDFLENYYVFPTRRIHFTVSQYQDFLLSIAENFVRELYALGARKLSITGLIPIGCLPLERATNILGDHGCNEEYNNVALTFNAKLENVIAKLNRELPQLKALSANAYSIVNDIITRPSAYGYEVVEKACCSTGTFEMSYLCSDKSPLTCTDAEKYVFWDAFHPTEKTNRIVSNYLIPKLKATFR from the exons ATGACCCTCACATGCCTATTACTGTTCTTAATCCACATTGTGGTGGTAAAAAATTCTGAGACTAGTAACAATGTCCCTGCTGTCATAGTTTTCGGAGACTCCTCTGTGGATTCTGGGAACAACAACGCCATAGCCACTGTTCTCAAGAGCAACTTCAAGCCCTATGGTCGTGACTTCGAAGGTGGTCGTCCTACGGGACGCTTCTGCAACGGTCGTGTCCCTCCAGATTTCCTTGCTGAGGCCTTTGGCGTCAAATCAACCATTCCTGCATACTTAGATCCTGCTTATACCATTCAGGATTTCGCCACCGGTGTTTGCTTTGCCTCTGCTGGAACTGGTTATGATAATGCTACTTCTGCTGTTCTG AACGTGATACCACTGTGGAAGGAACTAGAGTTCTACAAGGAATACCAAACCAGATTGAGAAGCCATGTTGGTGTAGAAAAAGCCAACGAGATCATAAGCGAAGCCTTGTATTTGATGAGTCTAGGAACCAACGATTTTCTTGAGAACTATTATGTGTTCCCAACCCGAAGGATCCACTTCACCGTGTCACAGTATCAAGATTTTCTACTGAGTATTGCTGAGAATTTTGTGAGGGAATTGTATGCACTTGGAGCACGCAAATTGTCCATAACTGGTCTTATTCCCATAGGGTGTCTACCCTTAGAGAGGGCCACCAACATTTTGGGGGACCATGGTTGCAACGAGGAATACAACAACGTTGCTTTGACCTTCAATGCCAAGCTGGAGAATGTGATAGCAAAGCTTAATAGAGAACTACCACAGTTGAAAGCTTTGTCGGCAAATGCATACTCTATTGTCAATGATATCATTACAAGACCTTCTGCTTATG GATACGAGGTTGTAGAAAAGGCGTGTTGTTCGACAGGAACGTTTGAGATGAGCTACTTGTGCAGTGACAAGAGTCCACTTACATGCACAGATGCGGAAAAGTATGTGTTTTGGGATGCATTTCATCCTACTGAAAAGACAAATCGCATAGTTTCAAACTATTTGATTCCAAAGCTTAAAGCAACCTTTCgatga